One window of the Hyperolius riggenbachi isolate aHypRig1 chromosome 5, aHypRig1.pri, whole genome shotgun sequence genome contains the following:
- the LOC137519443 gene encoding uncharacterized protein F54H12.2-like yields MAFVHDCSTEYAKSELDIFQIPPTQTSIEKSIYVEIQPIAAIADGTPLEFFISGSGEYYYDLNNTLLHITCRILKADNTLLQDGARVALVNYPIASLFSQLDISLGDRLISTSDNLYTYRAYIETLLNYNAQTLATQFTAGLFYKDTAGHFDDSALDGNNAGFIKRAQFTTRSRSVELVGPIYADVFNQPKLVLNGLDLKIKLTRNKDSFCLMSAEAEAFKVQIQTASLYIKRVQVSPAVRIGHSQALLTANAKNAIDRACLKVYSIPAGTRISNHENLFLGNIPKIVILALVGNEEFSGSYQRNPLRFGHYNVNYACLYLDGQQIPAKPFQPNFQAEAAIREYMSLVHITGKQKADNALSFDRSEYMNGYTLFAFDTTPDQEVGSGHFSLVKTGNLRAELRFSDPTPTTLNMIVYSLNDNVIEINHKREVLYDY; encoded by the coding sequence ATGGCTTTCGTGCACGACTGCTCGACCGAGTATGCCAAATCAGAATTGGATATCTTTCAAATACCACCGACACAAACAAGTATTGAAAAATCTATTTATGTAGAAATACAACCTATCGCCGCAATAGCTGACGGCACTCCCTTGGAATTCTTTATATCCGGAAGCGGCGAATATTATTACGACTTAAATAATACCTTGCTACATATCACCTGCCGAATACTTAAAGCGGACAACACGCTCCTGCAAGATGGCGCTCGTGTAGCATTGGTTAATTACCCTATAGCCAGTCTTTTCAGTCAGCTAGATATATCACTCGGCGATCGATTAATATCTACAAGCGATAATCTGTATACCTACAGAGCCTATATAGAAACACTTCTAAACTATAACGCACAGACTTTGGCGACACAGTTTACAGCCGGTTTATTCTATAAGGATACAGCGGGACATTTTGATGACAGTGCGCTGGACGGTAACAATGCAGGCTTCATCAAAAGAGCGCAATTTACAACACGGTCCAGAAGCGTCGAACTAGTGGGTCCAATTTACGCCGATGTCTTTAATCAGCCAAAGCTGGTCCTGAATGGATTAGATCTGAAGATTAAACTCACCAGGAATAAAGACTCTTTTTGCCTTATGAGTGCCGAAGCTGAGGCGTTTAAAGTGCAGATACAAACAGCGTCGTTATATATTAAAAGGGTTCAAGTCTCACCAGCCGTGAGGATCGGTCACAGCCAGGCGCTGTTAACCGCTAACGCAAAGAACGCCATTGACCGGGCGTGTCTCAAAGTATACAGCATACCGGCCGGGACACGAATTTCCAACCATGAAAATCTATTTCTCGGCAATATACCAAAAATCGTGATACTCGCTCTGGTAGGAAATGAAGAATTTTCTGGAAGTTACCAGAGGAATCCGTTGCGGTTCGGTCACTATAATGTAAATTATGCCTGCCTGTATTTAGACGGTCAACAGATACCTGCAAAACCTTTCCAGCCTAACTTTCAGGCAGAAGCCGCCATCCGAGAATACATGTCTTTGGTGCACATCACAGGCAAACAAAAAGCTGACAACGCACTATCGTTTGACAGGTCGGAATACATGAATGGTTACACCCTGTTCGCGTTTGACACAACGCCGGATCAAGAAGTGGGGTCAGGGCATTTTTCTCTAGTAAAAACGGGTAACCTGAGGGCAGAACTACGTTTTTCCGACCCCACCCCAACAACCCTGAACATGATTGTGTACTCTTTAAACGATAACGTTATTGAAATTAACCATAAAAGAGAAGTTCTATATGATTATTAA